Proteins from a genomic interval of Equus quagga isolate Etosha38 chromosome 11, UCLA_HA_Equagga_1.0, whole genome shotgun sequence:
- the LOC124246690 gene encoding amine sulfotransferase-like, translated as MDNTDAYLLNFKGYYLIRSTANTDLLKNLEEFEVRHDDVFIITYPKSGTVWAQQILSLIYFEGHRNRTETVETLDRVPFLEHGVPKMEHQKRPSPRLFASHLPYYLAPKGLKNKKAKILYIYRNPKDVLISYFHFSNMMVMLEAPENIEYFMKKFLDGKGN; from the exons ATGGACAACACAGATGCATATTTATTGAACTTTAAAGGCTATTATCTTATACGTTCTACTGCTAATACTGACCTACTGAAAAATCTAGAGGAATTTGAAGTTAGACATGATGATGTCTTCATAATCACATATCCAAAATCTG gtACCGTCTGGGCTCAGCAGATATTAAGCTTGATTTATTTTGAGGGACATCGTAACAGAACTGAAACGGTGGAAACACTTGATAGAGTCCCCTTCCTTGAACACGGTGTACCCAAGATGGAGCATCAGAAGAGACCATCGCCTCGTCTCTTCGCATCCCACCTCCCATATTATTTAGCACCAAAAGGTCTCAAGAACAAAAAGGCTAaa ATTCTTTACATCTACAGAAACCCCAAGGATGTTTTgatctcatattttcatttttcaaatatgatggTTATGTTAGAAGCTCCGGagaatatagaatatttcatGAAAAAGTTTTTAGATGGAAAAGGTAACTGA